A window of Tautonia plasticadhaerens contains these coding sequences:
- a CDS encoding sterol desaturase family protein produces the protein MIAEYKLILAPSALALLWVAEGLVPFYSQFRGGFRDRLRHDGRNLSFGLANAALGAVIFAGLFLMAERWAEARGLGLLRRLAWPSWAETLLALVLLDLWMYLWHRANHAVPLLWRFHRMHHSDAEMDATTGIRFHMGEVLLSALARLVLLPIIGMALWQVAAYEAFFAPIVLFHHANVGLPRWVDRGLMALVVTPAMHRVHHSRWRPETDSNYGSVLPWWDRMFRTFRPRDDARTIRLGLDEFDAPEWQGLRGMLETPLAAARRAGTGRNSALDTGTKERRARSPRSPLVDNRHDPTGPQGALGAGLFDQGPDGG, from the coding sequence ATGATCGCCGAATACAAGTTGATCCTCGCTCCCTCGGCCCTGGCCCTCCTGTGGGTGGCCGAGGGCCTCGTGCCCTTCTACTCGCAATTCCGAGGTGGTTTCAGGGATCGGCTGCGGCATGACGGCAGGAACCTGTCCTTCGGGCTCGCCAATGCCGCCTTGGGCGCCGTGATCTTCGCCGGGCTGTTCCTGATGGCCGAGCGGTGGGCCGAGGCCCGGGGGCTCGGGCTGCTCCGGCGGCTCGCCTGGCCGTCCTGGGCCGAGACGCTGCTGGCCCTCGTGCTCCTCGACCTCTGGATGTACCTCTGGCACCGGGCCAATCACGCCGTCCCGCTGCTCTGGCGGTTCCACCGGATGCACCACAGCGATGCCGAGATGGACGCGACCACGGGCATCCGCTTCCACATGGGCGAGGTGCTCCTGTCGGCCCTGGCCCGCCTCGTCCTCCTGCCGATCATCGGGATGGCTCTCTGGCAGGTGGCCGCCTACGAGGCGTTCTTCGCCCCGATCGTCCTCTTCCACCACGCGAACGTGGGGCTGCCCCGGTGGGTCGACCGGGGGCTGATGGCCCTCGTCGTCACCCCGGCCATGCATCGGGTCCATCACAGCCGGTGGCGGCCGGAGACGGACTCCAACTACGGCTCGGTCCTCCCCTGGTGGGACCGGATGTTCCGCACCTTCCGGCCCCGGGACGATGCCCGGACGATCCGGCTCGGCCTCGACGAGTTCGACGCGCCGGAGTGGCAGGGCCTCCGGGGGATGCTGGAGACCCCGCTGGCGGCGGCACGCAGGGCGGGGACGGGACGCAACTCGGCGTTAGACACGGGCACGAAGGAACGACGGGCACGATCACCACGATCTCCCCTGGTGGACAATCGCCATGACCCAACAGGGCCGCAAGGAGCATTGGGAGCAGGTCTATTCGACCAGGGGCCAGACGGGGGTTAG
- a CDS encoding cupin domain-containing protein produces the protein MGEGGERDEGPRVVIRPEERLGGSAMEQAHGGVRDLKLIYPETGFDAMTLCLGVVEIDPGHHSPLHRHRCEEVYYVVRGSGELESDGRRCPISPGCAVLNRPGVQHRVFNTGTGVLQLVVVGGVMLVPLLPRWPSASPYEVFEGSSADEHPPADSPRGAGSDPTGGPTGPAPGAAGGGR, from the coding sequence ATGGGCGAGGGTGGGGAGAGGGACGAAGGACCACGGGTCGTCATCCGGCCCGAGGAGCGGCTGGGCGGCTCGGCGATGGAGCAGGCCCACGGCGGCGTGCGCGACCTGAAGCTGATCTACCCGGAGACCGGTTTCGACGCGATGACCCTCTGCCTGGGCGTCGTCGAGATCGACCCTGGCCATCACTCTCCGCTGCACCGACACCGTTGCGAGGAGGTGTATTACGTTGTGCGCGGCTCTGGCGAACTGGAGTCCGACGGGCGCCGCTGCCCGATCTCTCCCGGTTGTGCCGTGCTGAACCGCCCCGGCGTCCAGCACCGGGTCTTCAACACTGGGACGGGGGTGCTGCAATTGGTCGTCGTCGGCGGGGTCATGCTCGTGCCCCTGCTGCCCCGCTGGCCGTCGGCCTCGCCCTACGAGGTCTTCGAGGGCTCCTCGGCCGACGAGCATCCGCCGGCTGACTCCCCGCGCGGGGCCGGTTCCGACCCGACCGGAGGACCGACGGGACCGGCCCCGGGGGCGGCGGGGGGAGGCCGATGA
- a CDS encoding class I SAM-dependent methyltransferase, translating to MTQQGRKEHWEQVYSTRGQTGVSWYQSEPTRSLELIRSVASDARGRIIDVGGGASVLIDRLLDLGFETVAVLDISGTALETARARLGRRSGAVRWIEADVTEAGDIGTFDIWHDRAVFHFLTEAADRARYVELARRTVPAGGHLIVATFADEGPRRCSDLDVCRYNPGSLASEFGNGFSLVGGAGETHTTPWGFQQAFTYGVFVRR from the coding sequence ATGACCCAACAGGGCCGCAAGGAGCATTGGGAGCAGGTCTATTCGACCAGGGGCCAGACGGGGGTTAGCTGGTACCAGAGTGAACCCACCCGCTCGCTCGAACTCATCCGGTCCGTCGCTTCCGATGCACGAGGGCGGATCATCGACGTGGGAGGCGGGGCCTCGGTCTTGATCGATCGGCTCCTCGACCTCGGCTTCGAGACGGTCGCCGTGCTCGACATCTCCGGGACGGCCCTGGAGACGGCGAGGGCGCGTCTGGGGCGCCGTTCGGGGGCCGTCCGCTGGATCGAGGCCGACGTGACCGAGGCCGGGGACATCGGCACCTTCGACATCTGGCATGACCGGGCCGTGTTCCACTTCCTGACCGAGGCGGCGGATCGGGCGAGGTATGTCGAGTTGGCGCGTCGAACGGTCCCCGCCGGGGGGCATCTCATCGTCGCCACCTTCGCCGACGAGGGCCCGAGGCGGTGCAGCGACCTCGATGTCTGCCGCTACAACCCGGGGTCGCTGGCCTCGGAGTTCGGCAATGGCTTCTCGCTCGTCGGGGGTGCCGGGGAGACGCACACGACCCCCTGGGGCTTCCAGCAGGCGTTCACCTACGGGGTCTTCGTGCGGCGATGA
- the mddA gene encoding methanethiol S-methyltransferase: MSRILALAYGVASYLAFLASLLYAVGFVGDFLVPRSVDAGGPRSPLGVAVPVDLLLLGLFAVPHSVMARPWFKRRWTRFVPPSVERSTYVLTSSLLLGLLFWQWRPIPIVVWHVDNPVGRWLMGAIFWAGWALVLVSTFLIDHFDLFGLRQVYLHVTGRPYTPIAFKTPGPYRYVRHPLMTGFLLAFWATPEMTVGHLLFAGSTTAYILIALRFEERDLAGFHGESYEAYREQAGMLLPFPRARKRS, from the coding sequence ATGAGCAGAATCCTGGCCCTGGCCTACGGCGTGGCGAGCTATCTCGCCTTCCTCGCCTCGTTGTTGTACGCGGTCGGCTTCGTCGGCGATTTCCTCGTCCCGAGGTCGGTCGATGCGGGGGGGCCGAGGAGCCCGCTGGGCGTAGCGGTGCCCGTCGACCTCCTGCTGCTCGGCCTCTTCGCCGTCCCGCATAGCGTGATGGCCCGGCCGTGGTTCAAGCGGCGGTGGACCCGGTTCGTCCCGCCGTCGGTCGAGCGGAGCACCTATGTCCTCACGAGTAGCCTGCTGCTGGGCCTCCTCTTCTGGCAATGGCGGCCGATCCCGATCGTCGTCTGGCACGTCGACAATCCGGTCGGCCGATGGCTGATGGGTGCGATCTTCTGGGCCGGCTGGGCGCTGGTGCTCGTTTCTACCTTCCTGATCGACCACTTCGACCTGTTCGGGCTGCGTCAGGTCTACCTCCACGTCACCGGTCGGCCGTACACCCCGATCGCATTCAAGACGCCCGGCCCCTATCGCTACGTCCGTCACCCGCTCATGACGGGCTTCCTGCTGGCCTTCTGGGCGACCCCGGAGATGACCGTCGGGCACCTGCTGTTCGCCGGGTCGACGACCGCGTACATCCTCATCGCCCTGCGGTTCGAGGAGCGGGATTTGGCCGGGTTCCATGGGGAAAGCTATGAGGCATACCGGGAGCAGGCGGGCATGCTGCTGCCGTTCCCGAGGGCCCGCAAGCGGTCATAA
- a CDS encoding HNH endonuclease, whose product MTETWRPLKPIRKHWGHLTVNLHRDGIKRPYYIHRLVLEAFVGPQPPGMLCCHWDGNPANNNIDNLRWDTPKANGADTIRHGRRKFGEQAGSKLKEAEVLEVRRLFAEGVSMTKLGASFGVSQPMISYIVKGLAWRHLLPDFDPMNPI is encoded by the coding sequence TTGACCGAGACCTGGAGGCCGCTGAAGCCGATCAGGAAGCACTGGGGGCACCTCACCGTCAACCTCCACCGTGATGGCATCAAACGCCCCTACTACATCCACCGCCTCGTCCTGGAGGCGTTCGTCGGCCCCCAGCCTCCGGGCATGCTCTGCTGCCACTGGGACGGCAATCCCGCAAATAACAACATCGACAACCTGCGATGGGACACGCCGAAGGCCAACGGCGCGGACACCATCCGGCATGGGAGGCGGAAGTTCGGGGAGCAAGCGGGGTCGAAGCTCAAGGAGGCCGAGGTCCTGGAGGTTCGCAGGCTGTTCGCCGAGGGCGTCTCGATGACGAAGCTCGGAGCAAGTTTCGGCGTCAGCCAACCCATGATCTCGTACATCGTCAAGGGATTGGCCTGGAGGCACCTCCTGCCGGACTTCGACCCGATGAACCCGATCTGA
- a CDS encoding RNA polymerase sigma factor has protein sequence MGETTEANDLLGRLRAGDCEARAGLIRLAQRRFLALARLMLRRYPHVHRWEQTDDLLQAALVRLHRSLAEVRPESVPHFDHLSAAQLRRELIDLARRYHGPEGLGANHHTDGAGPDGRLAGVADGTGRPESLEGWAAFHEAVVRLPEEERRVVDLLWYQGKTHAQAAEALGVATKTVQRRWASARLLIRDALDGELPVSE, from the coding sequence ATGGGCGAGACGACCGAGGCGAACGACCTGCTGGGGCGGCTCCGCGCCGGCGACTGCGAGGCCCGCGCGGGCCTGATCCGGCTGGCCCAGCGGCGGTTCCTCGCCCTGGCCCGCCTCATGCTCCGGCGCTATCCCCACGTCCATCGCTGGGAGCAGACCGACGACCTGCTCCAGGCGGCCCTGGTGCGGTTGCACCGCAGCCTGGCCGAGGTCCGGCCCGAGTCGGTGCCGCATTTCGACCACCTGTCGGCGGCCCAGCTTCGTCGGGAGTTGATCGACCTGGCCCGTCGCTACCATGGACCCGAGGGGCTCGGGGCCAACCACCACACCGATGGCGCCGGCCCGGACGGGCGGCTGGCCGGGGTCGCCGACGGCACCGGCAGGCCGGAGTCGCTGGAAGGCTGGGCGGCCTTCCACGAGGCGGTCGTCCGGCTGCCCGAGGAGGAACGCCGGGTGGTGGACCTGCTCTGGTACCAGGGGAAGACCCACGCCCAGGCCGCCGAGGCGCTGGGGGTGGCCACCAAGACCGTCCAGCGGCGGTGGGCCTCGGCCCGGCTGCTGATCCGGGACGCCCTGGACGGGGAGCTTCCGGTGAGCGAATGA
- a CDS encoding metallophosphoesterase, protein MTELPASLGYPIVAVGDLHGQRRELERLVGRLEGLDDWPRCAMVFLGDFVDRGPDVRGTIDLALGLLRRPPGGSAVMGNHDLALVRAARLDDGPPSPYWVERYRTNYDCHETFEGYLGRAAMAWGAAWTKDLGALRSAMPEDHRRFLGSLPWVVEAPGHLFLHCGLSPELGASPGQQVDALHGRQWDRALLRPIPGTTTEKLWEPEYPVWLGADRGLAEAPLPHPGKVQVSGHVRVRRPDANAVRIRLDTSGGAGKLTACLLRSATAEPAFFSSR, encoded by the coding sequence ATGACCGAGTTGCCAGCTTCGCTGGGGTACCCGATCGTCGCTGTTGGCGACCTGCACGGCCAGCGGCGGGAACTGGAGCGGCTGGTCGGGAGGCTGGAGGGCCTCGACGACTGGCCCCGCTGTGCCATGGTCTTCCTGGGCGACTTCGTGGACCGGGGGCCAGACGTTCGGGGGACGATCGACCTGGCCCTCGGACTGCTCCGACGACCGCCGGGGGGCTCGGCGGTGATGGGCAACCACGACCTGGCGCTCGTACGTGCCGCCCGGCTGGACGACGGCCCGCCCTCGCCCTACTGGGTCGAACGGTACCGGACCAATTACGACTGCCACGAGACGTTCGAGGGCTACCTCGGTCGGGCGGCGATGGCCTGGGGAGCCGCCTGGACCAAGGACCTCGGGGCGCTCCGCTCGGCGATGCCCGAGGACCACCGCCGGTTCCTGGGCTCGCTGCCCTGGGTGGTCGAGGCGCCGGGGCACCTGTTCCTGCATTGCGGCCTGTCGCCCGAGTTGGGGGCGAGCCCAGGGCAGCAGGTCGATGCCCTCCACGGCAGGCAATGGGACCGGGCGTTGCTGAGGCCGATCCCGGGTACGACGACCGAGAAGCTCTGGGAGCCGGAGTACCCGGTCTGGCTGGGGGCCGACCGGGGCCTGGCCGAGGCGCCCCTGCCGCATCCGGGCAAGGTCCAGGTCAGCGGGCACGTCCGGGTACGCAGGCCGGATGCCAACGCCGTCCGCATCCGACTCGATACCAGCGGGGGGGCCGGAAAGCTGACCGCCTGCCTTCTCCGATCTGCGACGGCCGAGCCGGCGTTCTTCAGCAGCCGGTAA
- a CDS encoding helix-turn-helix domain-containing protein: MSHLGDSFRHRRLERNLTTGQLARLVGYKNLSRGSNRIQAFEAGGNVAPDLLAKLSEALEIDTNEVRQFAAEDYQGWLAWADEPVRPYLVLRWTACAYQRVELPDDALELEAAEAFASRVAVERGLKVALVLSRRLSVYFDARGLAYERREATPDVPCVPYAVFGGRKCQLDFDGGEVLRPIDEPGR, from the coding sequence ATGAGCCACCTGGGCGATTCCTTCCGGCATCGGCGGCTTGAGCGCAACCTGACCACCGGGCAACTGGCCCGGTTGGTCGGTTACAAGAACCTCAGCCGGGGCAGCAATCGCATCCAAGCCTTCGAGGCCGGCGGCAATGTCGCCCCTGACCTGCTGGCGAAGCTCTCCGAGGCCCTGGAGATCGACACCAACGAGGTTCGCCAGTTCGCTGCCGAGGACTACCAGGGATGGCTGGCGTGGGCCGACGAGCCGGTCCGGCCCTACCTCGTCCTTCGGTGGACCGCCTGTGCGTACCAGCGGGTCGAATTGCCCGACGACGCCTTGGAGCTAGAGGCGGCGGAAGCCTTCGCCAGCCGAGTTGCCGTGGAGCGGGGTCTGAAGGTCGCTCTGGTCCTGTCCCGACGCCTGTCCGTCTACTTCGACGCCCGTGGCCTGGCCTATGAGCGGCGGGAGGCAACGCCAGACGTTCCCTGCGTACCGTACGCCGTGTTCGGCGGGCGGAAGTGTCAACTCGACTTTGATGGTGGCGAGGTCCTGCGGCCAATCGACGAGCCGGGACGTTGA
- a CDS encoding thioredoxin family protein, protein MTREISQSEYETEVLGSPMPVLLDVYGEHCPPCRTLAPVLDRLATQYEGRAKVLKVEAGANRDLAGGLGISSVPTVVSFRGGNEVGRLVGLRPESAYRTLLEQAGVQ, encoded by the coding sequence ATGACCCGAGAGATCAGCCAATCCGAGTACGAAACCGAGGTGCTCGGCTCCCCCATGCCGGTGCTGCTGGACGTGTACGGCGAGCACTGCCCACCCTGCCGGACGCTGGCCCCGGTCCTCGACCGGCTGGCCACCCAGTACGAGGGCCGGGCGAAAGTGCTGAAGGTCGAGGCCGGTGCCAATCGGGACCTGGCCGGCGGCCTGGGCATCTCCTCCGTCCCGACGGTCGTCTCCTTCCGGGGTGGTAACGAGGTGGGCCGGTTGGTCGGCCTGCGGCCCGAGTCGGCCTACCGCACGCTGCTGGAGCAGGCCGGGGTTCAGTAG